In Eriocheir sinensis breed Jianghai 21 chromosome 3, ASM2467909v1, whole genome shotgun sequence, a genomic segment contains:
- the LOC127003862 gene encoding uncharacterized protein LOC127003862, translating into MSVCYWAQPATLTSYETHMSLAATDYENDVLHLYRRGGQLGFYYNGVRQLGFPHLISNIDLHVWTHYCHLFQKGVYVVYIGGEELGRGPISTSVVPLPLRGVLALGQEQDLLAGGYDADQSYRGRIALFNIYSKLVSEAEVRQQAHCIDYSPGDIFSLDRDQMQLSGVSIELQKIESFCDDSVGYVIFPERRNLPDSQQTCRRAGYEIYSPSTRDENMALFNESLLFTVECLANNYHLWVGATDEEEENVWRKFKDGSVIGDPPFEQKEPNGGSGENCILMFLLSGLWVDTSCNIRWAACVPCQISSSIPLRLRGLCYNSEAETFYEVLGYKNEKPYFRGYYGMMVYRRNGSEWEMFNVAQGYTMATTILPSENSYPFGRHLWTLSRVICDQSPGAVIRLSFSICANTEFSCSNGDCIPKVNRCDGTNDCVDFSDEDDCKTLVLPRGYRATQPPSSSQHAGPLQLGSTLTILRVSQISDVRRAMNAEMNLDLQWIDPRITYLNLRNTLEWNKLGGDDSKAIWKPRLTFPNVYDGKINMIAEEIGIRKLKGPMPPDYNDEKMDTGYGGDAAQIVLQLHFSGSFACSFEVFYYPFDKQWCYINIQLASVSKEQASFTTADAKIIYLEERFLPDYEVSETSLTITEAGNNETHFSVLRVKFEVKRRWTVIVVTVFLPTSMLICVGYATLYIRLDMLDVRMAVSLTTLLVFYTLFSNTSDALPVTAYVKMIDMWFFSSISLLFFITMIHVLTEYLTERQRMVKVHPAVKLKLPPPRVTPERVIVVVRVFVVPLIVVVLNIVYWVILYQQWTM; encoded by the exons ATGAGCGTGTGTTACTGGGCGCAGCCGGCCACACTTACAAGCTACGAGACGCACATGTCTCTCGCCGCCACAGACTACGAGAACGACGTCCTCCACCTCT ACCGACGCGGCGGCCAGCTTGGATTCTACTACAACGGAGTAAGGCAGCTTGGCTTCCCGCACCTGATCAGCAACATTGACCTACATGTGTGGACGCACTACTGCCATCTATTCCAGAAGGGAGTGTACGTGGTTTACATAGGCGGAGAAGAGCTGGGCCGCGGCCCCATCTCTACCTCTGTCGTGCCGCTACCCCTGCGAGGCGTGCTTGCCCTGGGCCAGGAACAGGATCTCCTAGCCGGCGGCTATGACGCAGACCAGAGTTACCGGGGGCGCATTGCCCTCTTCAATATCTACAGCAAACTTGTAAGTGAGGCGGAAGTGCGGCAGCAGGCCCATTGTATTGACTATTCTCCCGGGGATATCTTCTCCCTTGATAGGGATCAGATGCAACTCAGCGGTGTTTCTATTGAACTCCAGAAAATTGAGAGTTTCTGTGATGATTCTGTTGGTTATGTTATATTCCCTGAGCGTAGGAACCTGCCTGACTCGCAGCAGACGTGTCGGCGTGCGGGCTATGAGATATATAGCCCGTCCACTCGTGACGAGAACATGGCTTTGTTCAACGAGTCGCTGCTCTTCACTGTTGAATGTTTGGCTAATAACTACCATTTGTGGGTTGGGGCcacggacgaagaggaggaaaatgtgtggCGGAAGTTTAAAGACGGATCAGTCATTGGTGACCCGCCTTTCGAGCAGAAGGAGCCCAATGGCGGCAGTGGAGAGAACTGCATTTTAATGTTCCTGCTGAGCGGCCTGTGGGTGGACACGTCCTGCAATATCCGCTGGGCTGCCTGTGTTCCTTGCCAGATATCAAGCTCCATCCCTCTTCGTCTGCGTGGCCTGTGCTACAACAGTGAAGCTGAGACGTTCTACGAGGTGCTCGGCTACAAGAACGAGAAGCCTTACTTCCGTGGTTATTACGGCATGATGGTGTACCGGAGGAATGGCAGCGAGTGGGAAATGTTTAATGTGGCGCAAGGCTACACGATGGCTACCACAATTTTACCATCGGAAAACTCCTACCCCTTTGGCCGCCACCTTTGGACTCTGTCACGTGTTATCTGTGACCAGTCGCCCGGCGCAGTCATCCGCCTCAGTTTCTCAATTTGTGCCAACACTGAGTTCAGCTGCTCCAACGGGGACTGTATACCGAAGGTGAACCGCTGCGACGGCACCAACGACTGTGTTGACTTCTCTGACGAGGACGACTGTAAGACGCTGGTTCTGCCCCGTGGCTACCGTGCCACACAACCGCCAAGCAGTTCCCAGCACGCCGGGCCTCTCCAGCTGGGCTCCACATTGACCATTCTCCGCGTGAGTCAAATCAGCGACGTGCGGCGCGCAATGAACGCGGAGATGAACCTCGACCTGCAGTGGATAGACCCCAGGATCACTTACCTCAACCTCCGCAACACGCTTGAGTGGAACAAGTTGGGTGGAGATGACTCTAAGGCCATATGGAAGCCGAGACTGACGTTCCCGAATGTGTACGATGGCAAGATTAACATGATTGCGGAGGAGATCGGAATCAGGAAGCTCAAGGGTCCAATGCCGCCAGACTACAACGACGAGAAGATGG ACACAGGTTATGGTGGCGACGCGGCACAGATAGTGTTGCAACTCCACTTCAG TGGAAGCTTTGCGTGTTCCTTCGAGGTATTCTACTACCCCTTCGACAAGCAGTGGTGTTACATCAACATTCAGCTAGCATCGGTCAGTAAAGAACAGGCCAGCTTCACCACAGCAGACGCGAAGATCATATACCTGGAGGAGAGGTTTTTGCCTGACTACGAGGTTAGCGAGACGTCCCTCACCATCACAGAAGCTGGCAACAACGAGACACATTTCAGCGTACTTCGT GTGAAGTTTGAAGTGAAACGACGATGGACAGTGATCGTAGTGACAGTCTTCCTGCCCACTTCCATGTTGATCTGTGTCGGCTATGCCACACTCTATATTAGGCTGGACATGCTCGAC GTACGTATGGCAGTGAGCCTGACGACACTGCTAGTGTTTTATACTCTCTTCAGCAATACTTCCGATGCCCTGCCCGTTACCGCCTACGTCAAGATGATCGATATGTGGTTTTTCTCCAGTATAAGCCTACTCTTTTTCATCACCATGATCCACGTACTGACGGAGTACCTGACGGAGCGGCAGCGGATGGTAAAGGTGCACCCCGCCGTCAAACTAAAACTACCCCCACCCAGAGTGACTCCTGAGCGAGTGATTGTAGTGGTGCGGGTATTTGTGGTGCCTCTAATAGTGGTGGTGCTTAATATTGTGTACTGGGTCATCCTTTACCAGCAATGGACCATGTA